The proteins below come from a single Comamonas antarctica genomic window:
- a CDS encoding ABC transporter ATP-binding protein, translating to MAAMLQLDKVFTHYGAICAVDGVSLEIHAGEIVTLIGCNGAGKTSLLMTLCGTPRATRGRVVFEGEDITELPTHLIMRKGIAISPEGRRVFPQLTVTENLMMGAFFQDKQQIRDGIEHVFGLFPRLRERARQRSATMSGGEQQMLAIGRALMSRPRLLLMDEPTLGLAPLIIAQIFEIIETIRAAGVTVFLVEQNAHRALQIADRGYVLENGRVVLQDTGANLLRNDAVRAAYLGA from the coding sequence ATGGCGGCCATGCTGCAACTCGACAAGGTGTTCACGCACTATGGCGCGATCTGCGCGGTCGATGGCGTGAGCCTCGAAATCCATGCGGGCGAGATCGTCACGCTGATCGGCTGCAATGGCGCGGGCAAGACCTCGCTGCTCATGACGCTGTGCGGCACGCCGCGCGCCACCCGCGGGCGCGTGGTGTTCGAGGGCGAGGACATCACCGAACTGCCCACGCACCTGATCATGCGCAAGGGCATCGCGATCTCGCCCGAAGGCCGGCGCGTGTTCCCGCAGCTCACGGTGACCGAGAACCTGATGATGGGCGCGTTCTTCCAGGACAAGCAGCAGATCCGCGATGGCATCGAGCATGTCTTCGGCCTGTTCCCACGGCTGCGCGAGCGCGCGCGCCAGCGCAGCGCCACCATGTCGGGCGGCGAGCAGCAGATGCTGGCCATCGGCCGCGCGCTGATGTCCCGGCCCAGGCTGCTGCTCATGGACGAACCCACGCTGGGACTGGCGCCGCTGATCATCGCGCAGATCTTCGAGATCATCGAGACCATCCGCGCCGCCGGCGTCACGGTGTTTCTCGTCGAGCAGAACGCCCACCGCGCACTGCAGATCGCCGACCGTGGCTATGTGCTGGAAAACGGCCGCGTCGTGCTGCAGGACACCGGCGCCAACCTGCTGCGCAACGACGCCGTGCGCGCCGCCTACCTGGGCGCGTAG
- a CDS encoding SDR family NAD(P)-dependent oxidoreductase, which yields MTSHLIFLTGGSRGMGLAMARQLLHPDHTLICLARNRNDALAQAAAAMGAPLQQWSVDLSAPAQAAAQLGDWLRQQPSGAYEQVTLINNAGAMPAIAPLSSLTSEELAPALRVGFEAPMLLTAAFLGATEHWPAQRKVLNISSGLGRRPMASQAAYCASKAGLDHFTRCVALEEALKPHGAKLCSLAPGVIDTDMQVQLRNADPAAFPDLQRFADLKSHDQLDSPEQAAAKVLAWLQRADFGTDAVADVRQA from the coding sequence ATGACATCCCACCTCATTTTCCTCACCGGCGGCTCGCGCGGCATGGGCCTGGCCATGGCGCGGCAACTGCTGCATCCCGACCACACGCTGATCTGCCTGGCACGCAACCGCAACGATGCGCTGGCGCAGGCCGCGGCCGCCATGGGCGCGCCCTTGCAGCAGTGGAGCGTGGACCTGAGCGCGCCGGCCCAGGCCGCGGCCCAGCTGGGCGACTGGCTGCGCCAGCAGCCCTCGGGCGCCTACGAGCAGGTCACGCTGATCAACAACGCCGGCGCGATGCCGGCCATTGCGCCGCTGTCTTCGCTGACCTCCGAGGAACTCGCGCCCGCGCTGCGCGTCGGCTTCGAGGCGCCGATGCTGCTCACGGCGGCCTTTCTCGGCGCCACCGAACACTGGCCCGCACAGCGCAAGGTGCTCAACATCTCCTCGGGCCTGGGCCGCCGCCCCATGGCATCGCAGGCCGCGTACTGCGCATCGAAGGCCGGCCTTGACCATTTCACGCGCTGCGTGGCGCTCGAGGAGGCGCTCAAGCCGCATGGCGCCAAGCTCTGCTCCCTGGCCCCCGGTGTCATCGACACCGACATGCAGGTGCAGTTGCGCAATGCCGATCCGGCCGCGTTTCCCGACCTGCAGCGCTTTGCCGATCTGAAGAGCCACGACCAGCTGGACTCGCCCGAGCAGGCCGCGGCCAAGGTGCTGGCCTGGCTGCAACGCGCGGACTTCGGCACCGATGCGGTAGCGGATGTGCGCCAGGCCTGA
- a CDS encoding Bug family tripartite tricarboxylate transporter substrate binding protein, producing the protein MFRPLISATLVACALTASFTAAAQGPSDYPTKAVRMVIPFPPGGGTDILARVVANKLTEVTKWTVVPENKAGAGGTIGITDAAKSAPTGYDMVMGQKDNLVLGPYLYKNLPWDPVRDLTPVAHVAYTPVVIATSVNSPYKTMADVLAAAKANPGKITYGSPGNGTSIHIAGVLLEKATHVQLTHVPYKGSNPALMDALAGNVDLLVSSVPSAISQIKAGKLRALAVTSAKRSTSLPDVPTLDETGIKGFDVSTWYGLFMPAGTPAAIVTKVNAEVNRLLALPEVKDAILAQGAEPQAMSVANFDKFFKADFKAAKQIVEDSGAKIQ; encoded by the coding sequence ATGTTTCGTCCATTGATTTCCGCCACCCTCGTGGCCTGCGCCCTCACGGCCAGCTTCACCGCCGCGGCCCAGGGCCCGTCCGACTATCCGACCAAAGCCGTGCGCATGGTCATTCCGTTTCCTCCGGGCGGCGGCACCGACATCCTGGCCCGCGTCGTGGCCAACAAGCTCACCGAAGTCACCAAGTGGACCGTCGTGCCCGAGAACAAGGCCGGCGCGGGCGGCACGATCGGCATCACCGATGCGGCGAAGTCCGCGCCCACGGGCTATGACATGGTCATGGGCCAGAAGGACAATCTGGTCCTCGGTCCCTACCTCTACAAGAACCTGCCCTGGGACCCGGTGCGCGACCTGACGCCCGTGGCCCACGTGGCCTACACGCCCGTGGTGATTGCCACCAGCGTGAACTCGCCCTACAAGACCATGGCCGACGTGCTGGCCGCGGCCAAGGCCAACCCCGGCAAGATCACCTATGGCTCGCCGGGCAATGGCACCAGCATCCATATCGCCGGCGTGCTGCTTGAAAAGGCCACGCACGTGCAGCTGACCCACGTGCCCTACAAGGGCTCGAACCCGGCGCTCATGGATGCGCTGGCCGGCAATGTCGACCTGCTGGTCTCGTCCGTGCCTTCCGCGATCAGCCAGATCAAGGCCGGCAAGCTGCGCGCGCTGGCCGTGACCTCGGCCAAGCGCTCGACCTCGCTGCCCGACGTTCCCACGCTCGATGAAACCGGCATCAAGGGCTTTGACGTGAGCACATGGTACGGCCTGTTCATGCCCGCCGGCACGCCCGCGGCCATCGTGACCAAGGTCAATGCCGAAGTGAACCGCCTGCTGGCCCTGCCTGAAGTCAAGGACGCGATCCTGGCCCAGGGCGCCGAGCCCCAGGCCATGAGCGTGGCCAACTTCGACAAGTTCTTCAAGGCCGACTTCAAGGCCGCCAAGCAGATCGTCGAAGACTCGGGCGCGAAGATCCAGTAA